The Caulobacter vibrioides sequence GCTCGCAAGCGTGGCGAAAACACCATGACCGAAAAGCTGGCTGGTGAGCTGCTGGACGCTTCGAACAACCGCGGCACCGCCGTGAAGAAGCGCGAAGACACCCACAAGATGGCCGAAGCCAACCGGGCGTTCTCGCACTACCGCTGGTAACCTTTCTTACCAGCACTCTTTCAGGCGCGGGCGGTTTGAGATAAACCGCCCGCGCCGCACGTTTAATCCCGGTCGTGTCCGTCCAGGGCCGCCCCGTTTCGCAGAGCGATCGCTATGCCCCGCACGCATAAAATCGAAGACTACCGCAACTTCGGCATCATGGCCCACATCGACGCGGGCAAGACGACGACGACCGAGCGGATCCTTTATTACACCGGTAAGTCGCACAAGATCGGTGAAGTCCACGATGGCGCCGCCACCATGGACTGGATGGAGCAGGAGCAAGAGCGCGGCATCACGATCACGTCGGCCGCGACGACCGCTTTCTGGAACGACAAGCGTCTCAACATCATCGACACCCCCGGGCACGTCGACTTCACCATCGAAGTCGAGCGCAGCCTGCGCGTTCTCGACGGCGCCGTGACGGTGCTGGACGGTAACGCCGGCGTCGAGCCGCAGACCGAAACCGTCTGGCGTCAGGCCGACAAGTACAACGTTCCGCGGATCGTGTTCGTCAACAAGATGGACAAGATCGGCGCCGACTTCGACAAGTCGGTCGAGTCGATCCGCGACCGTCTGGGCGCCAAGGCCGTTCCGATCCAATTCCCGATCGGCGCCGAGTCGAACCTGAAGGGCCTCGTGGACCTGGTCCGCATGAAGGCCGTGGTTTGGGACAACGACGGTCTGGGCGCGACCTATCGCGACGAAGAAATCCCGGCCGACCTGCTGGATAAGGCCGTCGAAGCGCGCGCCTACCTGGTCGAGAACGCCGTCGAGCTCGACGACGACGCCATGGAAGCCTATCTGGGCGGCGAAGAGCCCTCGATCGACACGATCAAGAAGTGCATCCGTAAGGCCGTTCTGACCGGCGCCTTCTATCCGATCCTCTGCGGCTCGGCCTTCAAGAACAAGGGCGTCCAGCCCCTGCTCGACGCCGTCGTCGACTACCTGCCCTCGCCGGTGGACATCCCGCCGACCAAGGGCATCGACTTCAAGACCGAAGAAGAGACCACCCGTCAGGCCTCGGACGAAGAGCCGCTGTCGGTTCTGGCGTTCAAGATCATGGACGACCCCTTCGTCGGCTCGCTGACCTTCTGCCGCATCTATTCGGGCAGGATGGAAACCGGCATGTCGCTGCTGAACTCGACGCGCGACAAGCGCGAGCGCGTCGGCCGCATGCTGCTGATGCACTCCAACAACCGCGAAGACATCAAGGAAGCCTACGCCGGCGATATCGTCGCCCTGGCTGGCCTGAAGGAAACCCGCACGGGTGACACCCTGTGCGATCCGCTGAAGTCGCCGGTCATCCTGGAGCGCATGGAATTCCCAGCTCCGGTTATCGAAATCGCCGTCGAACCCAAGTCGAAGGCCGACCAGGAAAAGCTGGGCGTCGCCCTGCAGAAGCTGGCCGCCGAAGATCCGTCCTTCACCGTCTCGACCGACTTCGAAAGCGGCCAGACGATCCTGAAGGGCATGGGCGAACTGCACCTGGACATCAAGATCGACATCCTGAAGCGGACCTACAAGGTCGAAGCCAACATCGGCGCGCCGCAGGTTGCCTATCGTGAATCGCTGGGCCGCAAGGTCGACATCGACTACACGCACAAGAAGCAAACCGGTGGTACGGGCCAGTTCGCCCGCGTCATGATCACCTTCGAACCGGGCGAGCCGGGTTCGGGCTTCGTGTTCGAAAGCGCGATCGTCGGCGGCGCGGTGCCGAAGGAATACATCCCGGGCGTCCAAAAGGGCCTGGAATCGGTCAAGGACAGCGGCCTGCTGGCCGGCTTCCCGCTGATC is a genomic window containing:
- the fusA gene encoding elongation factor G yields the protein MPRTHKIEDYRNFGIMAHIDAGKTTTTERILYYTGKSHKIGEVHDGAATMDWMEQEQERGITITSAATTAFWNDKRLNIIDTPGHVDFTIEVERSLRVLDGAVTVLDGNAGVEPQTETVWRQADKYNVPRIVFVNKMDKIGADFDKSVESIRDRLGAKAVPIQFPIGAESNLKGLVDLVRMKAVVWDNDGLGATYRDEEIPADLLDKAVEARAYLVENAVELDDDAMEAYLGGEEPSIDTIKKCIRKAVLTGAFYPILCGSAFKNKGVQPLLDAVVDYLPSPVDIPPTKGIDFKTEEETTRQASDEEPLSVLAFKIMDDPFVGSLTFCRIYSGRMETGMSLLNSTRDKRERVGRMLLMHSNNREDIKEAYAGDIVALAGLKETRTGDTLCDPLKSPVILERMEFPAPVIEIAVEPKSKADQEKLGVALQKLAAEDPSFTVSTDFESGQTILKGMGELHLDIKIDILKRTYKVEANIGAPQVAYRESLGRKVDIDYTHKKQTGGTGQFARVMITFEPGEPGSGFVFESAIVGGAVPKEYIPGVQKGLESVKDSGLLAGFPLIDFKATLTDGKYHDVDSSVLAFEIASRAAFKELREKGAPKLLEPIMKVEVVTPEEYLGSVIGDLNSRRGMIQGQDMRGNATVVNAYVPLANMFGYVNTLRGMSQGRAQFSMVYDHYDPVPQHVADEVIKKYA